From Etheostoma cragini isolate CJK2018 chromosome 10, CSU_Ecrag_1.0, whole genome shotgun sequence, the proteins below share one genomic window:
- the LOC117952262 gene encoding protocadherin gamma-C5-like has translation MTKTIGYRDWRWQALWWHYFFLLWSTINGQTRYSIQEELKQGSVVGNLAKDLGLGLSEIFDRKLRVASEAGEQYFSVDAGKGELVVNDRIDREALCGQSASCVLPLQVVIEDPLQLFRVEVEIQDINDNAPKFPSNDITLEVAESTALGVRFPLESALDPDVGSNSLKSYTLSKDECFNIKVKEVAGGRKVPELILAKNLDREKKAVHMLLLTALDGGNPVRSGTTQISIIILDINDNVPSFEKTLYKVSISENAAEGSLIVQTKATDMDDGQNGEIEYTFGAHTSDIVLSVFTIDRESGTVFLKGKLDFEATANYEIDISAKDKGSPRMEGHCTVHVEVVDVNDNAPEIILTSPPKPVREDSPNGTVVALLSARDLDTDVNGKVTLQLPNKSPFALKPSFSNNYAIVTSGVLDREKVLQYNIEITASDAGSPPLSSKKIIPVSITDVNDNPPIFSQPSYSVYLKENGVPGSILYSVSASDLDFGENAKISYSVLDSKVQDVSVSSYVYINSDNGSIYCMHSFDYEKLKVFQIQVQAKDQGSPSLSSNATVHVFILDQNDNAPAVIYPSSAALGSLSHQRMPRSAKAGHLVTKVTAVDADSGHNAWISYKLAEATDASLFTVNLYTGEQSGAAGEGEGRDAENEIRMKKED, from the exons ATGACAAAGACAATAGGATACCGAGACTGGAGATGGCAGGCTCTTTGGTGGCATTACTTCTTTCTCTTGTGGAGTACAATAAACGGACAGACTCGTTACAGCATCCAAGAGGAACTAAAACAGGGATCTGTGGTAGGAAATCTAGCCAAAGATCTTGGTTTGGGACTATCTGAGATTTTTGACCGTAAGCTGCGCGTCGCCTCTGAGGCTGGTGAGCAGTATTTCAGTGTGGATGCGGGGAAGGGCGAGCTGGTGGTGAATGACAGAATAGACAGAGAGGCTTTATGCGGACAAAGCGCCAGCTGTGTGTTGCCTCTGCAGGTTGTAATTGAAGACCCATTACAACTTTTCCGTGTTGAGGTAGAAATACAGGACATTAATGATAATGCGCCTAAATTTCCATCAAATGATATCACATTGGAGGTGGCGGAATCTACGGCATTGGGGGTTCGTTTTCCATTAGAAAGCGCCCTCGACCCAGATGTTGGCAGTAATTCATTAAAGTCATACACTCTCAGTAAAGATGAATGTTTTAATATCAAAGTGAAAGAAGTTGCCGGTGGAAGGAAAGTCCCTGAATTGATTTTGGCAAAAAATttagatagagagaaaaaggctGTCCATATGCTTTTGTTGACAGCTCTAGATGGAGGCAACCCAGTTAGATCAGGGACCACTCAGATATCTATTATAATCCTTGACATCAACGATAACGTCCCATCTTTTGAGAAAACGTTGTATAAAGTATCTATTAGTGAAAATGCTGCAGAAGGTTCATTAATCGTTCAAACAAAAGCGACTGACATGGACGATGGTCAAAACGGAGAGATAGAATACACATTCGGCGCGCACACATCAGATAttgttctctctgtttttacTATTGATCGTGAATCGGGAACAGTATTTCTTAAAGGAAAACTAGATTTCGAAGCAACTGCTAATTATGAAATAGACATAAGTGCGAAAGATAAAGGGAGTCCAAGAATGGAGGGCCATTGTACTGTGCATGTTGAAGTTGTAGACGTTAACGATAATGCACCAGAAATAATACTCACCTCTCCCCCAAAGCCAGTCCGCGAAGACTCGCCCAATGGCACTGTAGTAGCTTTGCTCAGTGCCCGAGACCTTGACACCGATGTTAATGGTAAAGTAACATTACAGCTCCCAAACAAATCTCCATTTGCTCTTAAACCATCGTTTTCTAATAATTATGCCATAGTTACAAGTGGTGTTTTAGATCGAGAAAAGGTCTTACAATATAATATTGAGATAACAGCCAGTGATGCAggctctcctcctctgtccagTAAGAAAATTATACCTGTCAGCATCACTGATGTGAACGATAACCCTCCTATATTTTCTCAGCCCTCCTATAGTGTGTATTTAAAAGAGAATGGGGTACCAGGCTCTATACTGTACTCAGTGTCAGCATCTGACCTGGACTTTGGTGAAAACGCCAAAATATCTTACTCTGTTCTGGACTCTAAAGTGCAGGATGTTTCTGTCTCATCTTATGTTTACATTAACTCAGATAACGGCAGCATCTACTGCATGCACTCGTTTGACTATGAGAAACTGAAGGTGTTTCAGATTCAGGTTCAGGCAAAGGATCAGGGCTCTCCGTCTCTCAGCAGCAACGCCACTGTCCATGTTTTTATCCTGGACCAGAACGACAATGCCCCCGCTGTTATTTACCCCTCCTCCGCTGCCCTGGGATCCCTCTCTCATCAGAGGATGCCCCGCTCCGCTAAAGCAGGCCACCTGGTTACTAAGGTGACGGCCGTGGACGCAGACTCGGGCCACAACGCCTGGATCTCCTACAAACTGGCGGAGGCCACAGACGCCTCTCTGTTCACTGTCAATCTGTACACAGGGGAG cagAGTGGTGCAGctggagagggggaggggagggatgCAGAAAATGAGATCAGAATGAAAAAGGAAGACTGA